The genomic window ACCCGCAAAAAGCTCATCCCTGTAAAAATCTTTTCTCAGGCTATCAGGCATTTCTTTTACTGAGTTATATTCGGTTTTTTTACCATCTGCATCAATGGTCACAATTTTAATTTTGCGTTTTTTAGTGGTATCTGAGCAAACAATGGTTTTTACATCATGGTGGTTGATCACACTCAAAACTTCAATTTTAGGTGTTTTTTTATTTTCTTTTTTCTTTTCTGTTGGATTGATCCAGGCAATAGAAAACAAGCAGGCTACTCCTAAAGTTAAGGCTGCCATTTGTTGTTTGGCGTTTAAATAATTTGTTTTCATGTTGGTTATTCTTTTTATGCGTTGATACAAATTCTGGGTTTTGCCTGTTGCTGCCAGTGCATAAGCCGGACTGTTTTTGTCTTTTAATAGTTCGAGTTTAAGTAGGGCATGGGCGTAGTTCAATGGTTTTCCGGTAATTTTTAATACCAGATCATCGCAGGCATGCTCGCGCTCAATGTGTATAAATCTACCCGCCATCCACACGAACGGATTATAGAATAATAAGGTTTCTATAGCTGTTTTAATCAGGTTCAATAAGAAATCGTTTCTTCTGATGTGTGATAACTCATGGATTAATATTGCTTCTACCTGATCGTTGTCTAACTGGTTTACCAGGGCCAATGGAAATAATACTACGGGTTTTAAATAACCGATAACCAAAGGCACGTTGACAATGGAAGACAAATGGAACTGGATAACTTTATTGATTTTAAGGTGAGCCGTTACCTGCTCGAAAATGGCTTTCCAACTATCTGGAATGGCACTTAAACTTTCTTTCTTGAGTTTTGAAAGCTGACCGTAGCCTTTAACGATTACGAATAACTGAAGCAAAATGCCAATAATGTAAAATATGACTACAATAGGGAAATATTGCTCTGCCTTGCTGCTAAAACTTGGCGGTAGGTTGTTAAAGTATTGGTAAACCTGTATATTTTGCGCATTGATTGCGGGAGCCTGATTATTTACATTCAATGTTAACTGATGAATGAAATTATAGCCAAAGCCAATAAACATTAAAATGATGGCGCCAAAAGCAAGGTTGTGCTTATGTTTTGCCGCCAGCTTCGGAATGCTAAGCATTACGATAAATAGGATGCCATAGATAATTGCGCTTTGCCAAAGTGAGTTTAAAATACTCCAGCCAAATGCTTTGATGAACTGTTGTAATAAAGTTTCCATAACGGTGGTTTTAATTTTTTATACGGGGACAATCCGAAAATGTTAATGTTAAATTAGGGATCTAAACCCTACACCTTTCAACCTTCAACGCTAACCTTACTTTAGGCTATCTAAATACTTTTTTATTTCGTCAATCTCATCTGCACTTGCACTGTGGTTACCCAAAGCCTGCATTACCAATCTCGCTGCCGATCCGTTAAATACGTTATCGATCATTTTGTTTACCAGTTGTTTTTCAGTTTTATCCTGACTAACAAGCGCTTTATAGATATGCGTTTTTTGATTGGTATCTCTTTCTACCATTCCTTTCTCGTGCAGAATCTGCATCAGTTTTAAAGTTGTGGTATACCCAGAGTCTTTTTTATTCAATGCTTCATGAACTTCTCTTACCGTTGCATTCCCCTTTTGCCAAAGCACCTGGAGGATTTCCATTTCACCTTCTGTTGGTTTGATGTTATGATTAGTCATATGTTACAAGTTGTACGAATTGTTTCGTATTCAAATGTACGAAGATATTCGTAAGATCAAAATATTTTAACAAATTTTTAACTTTATTGTTTAATTGTCGAAACCGGTTAACTGTAGTATATGACGCATGAGAAAGCCAAATGTTGCATGCCTATTTTGCTTTTGAAAGGAAAAACCCTGCTATGAAAAACTGACTTATGTTATTAAACCTGATTGATGTGGATACCGGCCTTTGTTTAAGGCCTGCAGGCGTATGAATGAAAGCAGGGCTGGCCTTGTTGAAATGCTGAGATTGCTTTCTAAGCAATTAATCACCACAAATAGAGAAACAACGTAATGGTTAATTGTTTGAACTGGTTAACTGAGCTATTATAGTGTTTTAAAATGTTTTGTAGCTATTTCGGTGATTAGCATCTTTAATACGTAAGAAAGATCCTGAAATAAATTCAGGATGACGGGCGGCACTAATTTTTCTTCAGTCCTTCGTATTTTCCAATATTCGCCGGATCAATTTCTGCCAACATGTTGTAAGCTTTCATGCGTTCCTGGCCGTTTAGTTTAGAAAGTACATTGGTTACTTCTTCTGCCTTAGATGCGAAATAAACATTAGGGAAAATGGAACCCAGTTTCTGTTTATCCATTTGCTGAAGGGCAGGCAGGGCGGCAACAATCTGTGTTAAACCCTTATCATTATCGGTTAGCTGATCGAGGCCGCTTAAATGGTAGCTATAGATGAAATTGCGCAGCTCGCCAAAAATAGGATTCAAAACGTTTTCATTAAACCAAAAACGATTGCGTAAACCATCAGCTGCTCTCCAGCCGGTATTGCCCGAAGCTTGCGCAAGGTTAATGATGTTCTGTGCTTTTTTATAAAACGGAGTTCCGCCCATTTTGCTGAAGCTATCTTTATCCAATCCGATGATGGTATAAGCGTAGTAGGTGAGGAGGGCACTAATATTGGAAATGTAATTCTGATCAGAAAAGTCGATTGTAGCGCCATCATTGAAATTAAAATCGAAATTCTTATCGCTCATATTTAACAAAGTGCTATTGTAAGAGCTGTTAAAAACTGGGCGGCTGCTTTGGATCTGCGCTTCTGCAGTGTATCCGGAACCACCATCCCACGAATTGATGGTGATGACAAAACTACATTCAATCCGTTCCTGCGGCTTATAACTTTCGTTGCTGAACTTGTTATTGTTTAAAAAATCGCGGATTGTTTTTTGCAAAGCATCTAAAGTTGGCTTACTGATGTTCGAAACCTGTGGAGCCAGCAAAGTTACCCTTGCATTTAACTCCTGCGCATGCAGTTTCCCGAAACCAACCAATAACAATATCCAAACAATCTTTTTTATCATTTTGCAATTTTTAAAACGGCCGCACAAATATCTTTAGCAACATCTGTTTTCGATTTCATTTCAAATACAGTCCGTTCTAAAGCTTTGTTAAAAATAGTAATTTTATTGGTATCTGATTTAAAACCTGCACCCTTATCATTTAAAGAATTTAAAACCACCAGATCTAGGTTTTTCTTCTCTAGTTTGCCTTTGGCGTAATTCTCTTCATCATTGGTTTCTAAAGCAAAACCAACCAAAATCTGGTGCGCTTTTTTTGCTTTACCTAAATAAGCGAGTATATCTGTTGTTTTTTCCAGTTCCAAAACCAGGCCGCTATCCTGTTTTTTGATTTTTTCTGTGGCAACCAGTTTGGGGCGATAATCAGCCACAGCGGCGCACATTACGGTGATATCCGTTTCAGGGAATACCGATGAACAGGCATCGAACATTTCCTGGGCACTTACTACATCGATTCTTTTTAAAATTTGAGTAGATTTTTGTGCTGTTGGTCCGGCAATTAATGTAACATCAGCTCCAAGGCTGGCCAGTT from Flavobacterium sp. W4I14 includes these protein-coding regions:
- a CDS encoding hypothetical protein (product_source=Hypo-rule applied; pfam=PF16119), producing MIKKIVWILLLVGFGKLHAQELNARVTLLAPQVSNISKPTLDALQKTIRDFLNNNKFSNESYKPQERIECSFVITINSWDGGSGYTAEAQIQSSRPVFNSSYNSTLLNMSDKNFDFNFNDGATIDFSDQNYISNISALLTYYAYTIIGLDKDSFSKMGGTPFYKKAQNIINLAQASGNTGWRAADGLRNRFWFNENVLNPIFGELRNFIYSYHLSGLDQLTDNDKGLTQIVAALPALQQMDKQKLGSIFPNVYFASKAEEVTNVLSKLNGQERMKAYNMLAEIDPANIGKYEGLKKN
- a CDS encoding BlaI family penicillinase repressor (product_source=KO:K02171; cath_funfam=1.10.10.10,1.10.4040.10; cog=COG3682; ko=KO:K02171; pfam=PF03965; superfamily=46785), with protein sequence MTNHNIKPTEGEMEILQVLWQKGNATVREVHEALNKKDSGYTTTLKLMQILHEKGMVERDTNQKTHIYKALVSQDKTEKQLVNKMIDNVFNGSAARLVMQALGNHSASADEIDEIKKYLDSLK
- a CDS encoding bla regulator protein BlaR1 (product_source=KO:K02172; cog=COG4219; ko=KO:K02172; pfam=PF05569; smart=SM00595; superfamily=111384,46458; transmembrane_helix_parts=Outside_1_12,TMhelix_13_35,Inside_36_47,TMhelix_48_70,Outside_71_101,TMhelix_102_124,Inside_125_213,TMhelix_214_236,Outside_237_699), with the translated sequence METLLQQFIKAFGWSILNSLWQSAIIYGILFIVMLSIPKLAAKHKHNLAFGAIILMFIGFGYNFIHQLTLNVNNQAPAINAQNIQVYQYFNNLPPSFSSKAEQYFPIVVIFYIIGILLQLFVIVKGYGQLSKLKKESLSAIPDSWKAIFEQVTAHLKINKVIQFHLSSIVNVPLVIGYLKPVVLFPLALVNQLDNDQVEAILIHELSHIRRNDFLLNLIKTAIETLLFYNPFVWMAGRFIHIEREHACDDLVLKITGKPLNYAHALLKLELLKDKNSPAYALAATGKTQNLYQRIKRITNMKTNYLNAKQQMAALTLGVACLFSIAWINPTEKKKENKKTPKIEVLSVINHHDVKTIVCSDTTKKRKIKIVTIDADGKKTEYNSVKEMPDSLRKDFYRDELFAGKNIYRLHTDSNFKFKFSDSLLLAKINKEYNSPEAQAKWKKFGEDMAKQYNSPEAQAKWKKFGEDIAKQYNSPEAQAKWKKLGEDMQKKMNSPEAQAKWKKMAEDMNKEFGSPEAQAKWKKMGEDIAAKVNTPEFRAQIENIRAHALKSGDIARLSGLSRLHTDSLFKAKGYQRSPDGIIFKYNDNSNNNVRQTEEYKKLKEKFDNEVKELKEKMEKKEKKEKVEGGNKSSQVTPAVMLYNNQDFTSAVKALNALNAVVTYKKSDFTNADQIALKTYVQATNLKILDDNMINISIK